GGAAAAATGGTGGCGATGGTGGCCATAATGGCATTAAGTCAATAATCGAAGAAACGAACACGCTTGAATTTCCAAGATTGAGAATAGGTATTGGCCCTAAACCCGAGAGTGATCTTGTAAATTACGTTTTAGGTGAATTTTCAGATGATGAACTGAACCTTTTGTGGAAAGTTTTGAAAGTTTCGCTAGAAGCAGCAAAAGATCTATGTGTAAGTGATATATTGAAAGTAATGTCCCGTTATAACAGTTTAGAGGTGAATTGAATGCAATTTCGACTCAATTTGCCCTTTGAGCCCAGCGGTGATCAACCGGAAGCCATAGAGAAACTGGTAAAAGGACTTAATAACGGTTTCAGATTCCAAACACTTCTCGGTGTCACCGGCTCAGGAAAAACTTTCACTATGGCTAGCGTAGTAGCAAAAACACAACGGCCAGCATTGGTAATATCACCTAATAAAACTCTTGTTGCCCAGCTTTATAGAGAGTTCAAAACATTTTTTCCGGAAAACAAAGTGGAACTATTTATAAGCTATTATGATTATTACCAGCCCGAGGCCTATATCCCTACAAAAGACCTATACATCGAAAAAGATGCTCAAATAAACGATCTTCTTGCCAGAATGAGGATATCTGCCTTAAAATCAGTCTTAACCCGAAAAGATGTTATAGTTGTTGCCAGTGTTTCGGCGATTTATGCAAGTGGTGACCCGAGAGATTTCCAGGAACTAAATATAAAGCTTGAAAAAGGTCAGAGGATAAATAGAAAGGAACTTTCTCTTAAGCTCTCATCATTGCAATACAATCGCTCAGAAGATACTTCTGCCGGTGGTGTTTTTCACCTGAAGGGTGAAACGATTGAGATATTTCCTCCATATGAAGATTTCGGAATTAAGTTATATCTCTTTGATGATGAAATAGAACGGATAACTTATTTTGACCCGTTGAACAGAAATACTATTGAAGAAATTGACAAAATTGTCATCTACCCGGCAAAGGAGTTTGTAACTACTGAAGAAAAGATTTCACGGTCAATCAAGAACATTGAAAGAGAACTTCGTTTACAGATAGACCTTCTGGAAAAAAGCGGAAAATACCTGGAAGCTCAAAGATTGAAGCAAAGAACGCTATATGATATCGAAATGTTGGAAACTCTTGGATATTGCAGCGGGATTGAAAACTATTCACGCTTTTTTGACGGTAGAAATCCTGGAGATCCTCCCTTTACCCTTCTTGATTACTTTGATAAAAATGAGTTTATAGTATTTATTGATGAATCCCATATTGCTGTACCCCAGCTCAGAGCGATGTATAGAGGAGACTTTTCAAGAAAGAAAAATCTTGTTGAGTATGGGTTTCGGCTTCCCTCAGCATTTGATAACAGGCCTCTAAGATTTGAGGAATTTTTAGAAAAAACCGGGCAGGTTATCTTTGTTTCTGCAACCCCAGCTGATTATGAGATTTCCGTTTCTTCTCAGGTAGCAGATCAAGTAATTCGTCCCACCGGTCTTATAGATCCTGAAGTTGTTGTTAAACCAACTGAGAATCAGGTAGATGATTTCATCGAAGAAATGAGGAAAGTAAAGGAACGAAACGAAAGAGCCCTTGTAACAGTATTGACCAAGAAAGCTGCTGAAATGCTAAGCAGTTACCTCAATGAAATGGGAATAAAATCTGAATACCTCCACTCTGAATTGGATGCGGTTGAAAGGGTGGAAGTGCTCAGAAAATTAAGAGAAGGGTTTGTCGATGTTGTGGTTGGTGTTAACCTTCTAAGGGAAGGGCTTGACCTTCCCGAAGTTTCTCTTGTTGCTATTATGGACGCTGATAGAGAAGGGTTTTTGCGTTCCGAAACAACATTGATTCAGACTATTGGTAGAGCCGCTCGAAATATAAATGGTAGAGTATTGCTCTATGCGGATAGAATAACGAATTCAATGAAACGGGCTATTGACGAAACAAACAGGAGAAGACTTAAGCAGCTTATATACAATAAAGAGCATGGCATAACACCTGAAAGCATCATCAAGCCCTTGTATAAAAATATATTCGAAGAGGCAAGTTCTCAAAATGAAAAGGAAGAAATTGCCAAAAACACATATCTTGAGGGTATAATGGCTTTAAAGGAAAATCTTGAAATCGATGACTATGTTGCCCTTCTTGAAGAAGAAATGCTTAGAGCGGCAAGTGAGCTAAGATATGAAGACGCAGCGGTTTTGCGAGACGAAATTTACAATGCCAAAAGAAAAGGTGAGACAAAAAAATGAAGATCGTATCCACAAACAAAAAGGCAAGATTCCAATACCACCTGCTTGAAACCTTTGAAGCAGGCATTCAACTTCTCGGTACTGAAGTGAAATCACTTAGGCAAGGCTCTGCATCTCTGAGTGAGGCATTTTGTAAATTTGAAAATGGTGAACTGTACTTGATCAATGCAAACATTAGTCAGTATAGCCATGGCAGCCATTGGAACCATGATCCTTTGCGGAAAAGAAAGCTGCTGCTTCATAAAAAGGAGCTCTTAAGAATAAGCCAGAAAGTCAGGGAAAAGGGACTTACAATTATTCCAACAAAGATTTATTTCAACAAACGCGGTATTGCCAAGGTGGAAATTGCTCTGGCTAAAGGAAAGCGACTTTACGATAAAAGGGAAGACATCGCAAAGCGTGACCTGGAAAGAAGACTGAAGCGAAAGCTTGACATATAATTGTTTTGATTTGCTAATAAAAAGCTTTATAATTAATAATAGTCCATCTTACTATGATTTGTAAAAGCAATTATTCTTCTGTGCTATAATTCCAATGTGATATTAATAGGGAGGTGTAATTATGAAGAAAACCTTAGCTGTATTGATAGTAGCACTATTATCCATTGGTGCCTTTGCTGCTATTAATCTGGGAACTAGTCTCGTGATTCATGCGACAGATGTGGGGGACGGCAAAGTTACATTACCAGGTGCTTCGTTCAAAGCCGCGATACCCATTAATGACGATGTAGGACTTTCACTCGATGCCCAGGTAGTTCTTTTAGGACTCGACGACAAAGCTGGGCTTCTCAGTCTTGATTTTTATATCAATATCATTTCAGACCCTGATCTTGTAAGTATAAAACTTCTTGTCCCCATGGGATTTCTTTTTGATACAGTTGATGGTTCACCAGATACTGCCTTTGGCGATATACATGTCGCTGCAGGACTCGGTCTGGAACTCTCAGCTCCTTTAAGCGAAAAATTAGCTCTTACAGGTACTTTGAAAGCTTTTAGAGTGCAGAGCTACCCCGCTAATAACTTTGTTTCCGGTATCTTTGAGTATTTCACCGGAGGATTGGGTGTTGTCTGGAGCTTCTGAGCTGATTGAATGAAAATTTTTATCGCTATCGCATTTTTGATATCTTTTGGAGCATTGTGTTTTGGATTTTCAGGGGTTGATAAGTATTTGCATTTTTCTGTGAGTTTTTCCGCCTATGGCTTTTCCAGTTATTTTCTGGGAGACATAGGCGGTTTAATTTTTACATCATCTATTGGAATTGGAAAAGAAGTGAGGGATTTCTTTTCTCCTTTTGGCACAGCGGAAATTGGCGATTTATTAGCTGATATGGCGGGTATAATTGCTGCGCGAATATATATTAATGAACAGTTCGCATCCAAGCCTTTAATCGTTCTATATATTCTTTTTTGATCGGTTTTTTGCTTACCCGGTGCTCCTTTCACGAGCTTGACAAATGCTTATATTGAAGATAAAATATATTGACCCTTGCTCGGTACAAGGCAAAGCCTGTACTTGGCTTGAGGATTTTATGGAGGAGGAATAACATGGGAGTAGACAGAGAACAAATAGTTAAGGAATTTCAGATTCACGAAAAAGATACAGGTTCAGTAGAAATCCAGATAGCCATTTTGACTGCCAGGATCAAACACATAGCTGAACATCTTAAAACTCATCCCAAGGATTTCCATTCACGAAGAGGATTATTAAAGATGGTTGGCAGAAGAAGAAAGATGCTCAGATATCTAAAAAACAACAAGCCTGAGATTTATAAGGAACTCATAGCTAAACTTGGAATTCGTGGTTAAAAAATAGTAAAAGGGGGAGCTTTGGGCTCCCCCTTTTTTCATTTGTATTGATAACATGCAATATATTTGCAAGCTGGTATAATTGTTTAGGAAAACATAAGATAAAGAGGTGTTATTATGAACGATTTTAAAACATGGGAAAAAGAATTGTTTGGCCGAAAACTCATAGTGGAACATGGAAAAATGGCTAAACAAGCTCATGGAGCTTGTTTTGTGAAATTTGGCGATTCCGCGATTCTTGCCACAGTTGATGGAAATGAAGAATCCAATGAAGGTGCAGATTTTCTTCCTTTGACGGTTGAATATCAGGAAAAATTCTACGCTGCAGGCAAAATTCCGGGTGGATTTATCAAAAGGGAAGGTAGGCCAAGCGAGAATGCCGTTCTGTCAGCAAGGCTTATTGACAGACCCATAAGGCCTTTGTTCCCTGATGGTATGACAAATGAGGTTCAGGTTATAGTAACCGTGCTATCTGCGGATCCGGATACACCACCAGATACCATGGGAATATTCGCAAGCTCGCTTGCATTAAATATCTCCCCAATTCCTTTTGAAGGTGTGGTTGCAGGTGTAAGAGTGGGTTACATCGATGGTGAATATGTTATTTTCCCCACCGTTGAACAACTTGAAAAGAGCATGCTGGATATTGTTGTTGCCGGAACAAAAGATGCCGTTACCATGGTTGAAGGGGAGGCGAAGGAAGTATCAGAAGAAATTATGCTTGGCGCTCTAAATGCTGCACATACAGCCATTAGAGAGCTTGTCAAATTTCAGGAAGAAATCCTATCTGAATTTGATATAGAAAAATGGGAAATTCTTGTCCCGCAGCCAATTGATGGATTTGTCGAAGCCTTTTCTGAAATGTTAGATGACAAAGAGATTGCCAGAATCATGCTCTCAACACCCGGCAAAAAAGCAAAAGACAGGGCACTCAAAGAATACAGAAACGAAAAAATCGAAGCCTTTAAAGAGCAATACGCAGAAAAATGGTCTGATGAAGAAATGGAATTAAACGAGAAGTTCTTGAAAGCTCATTTCGATGAACGCTTGAAGCATGTTATGAGACGCTCAGTTATTGAAAATGATACACGCATGGATGGAAGAAAGCATAATGAAATACGCCCTATAACCTGCGAACTGGATATTTTGCCAAGAACCCACGGCTCAGCCCTTTTTACAAGGGGAGAAACACAGAGCCTCGGAACAGTCACTCTAGGAGCTCCTATTGATGAGCAGGTTGTTGACACACTTTTTGAAGAAGGTTCAAAAACTTTTATGCTTCACTACAATTTTCCTCCCTTCAGCACAGGCGAGGTAAAAAGGCTAAGGGGACCCGGAAGAAGGGAAATCGGTCATGGTCACCTTGCCGAAAGAGCTCTCAAATTCGTCATTCCAAAGGAAGAGGAATTCCCTTACACAATCAGGGTAGTTTCTGAAATCCTGGAATCTAATGGCTCTTCCTCTATGGCAACAGTTTGTTCTGGCTCCCTTGCACTTATGGCAGCGGGTGTACCCATAAAGAAACACGTTGCTGGTGTGGCTATGGGAATGATTCAAGAAGAAGATAAAACAGTCGTTCTAACAGATATTCTTGGAAACGAAGACCATATGGGCGACATGGACTTCAAAGTTACTGGAACCCGTGATGGAATCACAGCTTTCCAGATGGATGTTAAAGTTGCCGGGGTTTCAGAAGAAATAATGCTTAAAGCACTCCAGCAAGCTCGTGAGGCCAGAAGAAAAATCCTGGATCTTATGTATGAAACAATTCGCGAACCAAGAAAGGAAGTTTCTCGCCATGCTCCAGTCATAAAAGTCTTTAACATCCCATATGACAAAATCGGAGAACTCATAGGTCCCGGTGGCAGAGTTATCAAGAAATTGAGCAGCGATTATGAAGCGAAGATTTTCATTGATGACGAAAAGGCTCAAGTAAAGATCATTGGTGATAATCCAGAAAAGATAAACAGGCTTATAAAAATAATTGATATCATGCTCAAGGAAATCGAAAAAGGACAGGTCTTTGAAGGAATTATATCCCGTGTTGAGCCTTATGGCATCTTTGTAGAGTTAGCACCTGGTAAAGTTGGATTGCTTCACTCTTCTAAACTTGGTGAAAACCTGAAGGAATTTTTAAAGACTAATGGTGTAGGATCTCCCGTAAAGGTAGAAGTTACAGCAATAGACAACATGGGAAGAATCCAATTAAAGCGGTTTGGTGTTGAAGTAAAAGAAGATGACCGCCCCAGAAAACCTTCAAGAAATCCCGGAAGATCAAACCAAAACAGAAGATATCGTAAAGACTAAGGATGGATTATTAATTATGCAGCGAATATTGAAAACAACGGATATTACACTGAAGAAACTAAACAATGGTGCTATGATTGTAGGCGAGAAAAAGAGAGAGACTCGTACGGTCTCTCTCGCTTTTGCCTTTAAGGTTGGCTCTATAAACGAAAACGAAAAAAACAATGGAATCTCGCACTTTATTGAACATGCTCTTTTCAAAGGCACTAATAATCGTTCATCATACGATATTAAGGAACCCATTGAACGTGTAGGCGGAACTCTGAATGCTTATACGGGAAGGATTTCCACAGTATATTTCGCACAGGTTCCCTACACTCATGCGCAAAACACCATTGAAATTCTCTACGACATGGTGAGAAACCCCTCTTTTTCAGAACATGAAATCTCGACAGAGAAAAAGGTTATCCTTGAAGAAATAGCGGAATCATATGACGACCCGGTAGATTTGATTTACAATAAAACCCTTCTGAAAATATGGGATAAACACTATGGGAAGCCCGTTCTTGGAACAACGGAATCCGTTTCTACATTGAACCACATATCTCTGTCTAATTACTACAATGCTCATTACACATCAAACAGATTGATTTTTGCTGTCGCCGGTAATTATAACAACGATTTTCTCGAAAAAGCAGAGGCTTTGCTTCAGTCATTTCCACAGGCTCGCGAATTACCTGCTCCCATTGCAGGATCTATGAAAACAATCAAAGAGCCTATCGTTGAACGAAAAAAAGATCTCAAACAAGTGCATTTGCTCCTCTCAATCAAAGCTCCGTCTAGAAAAGATAAGGATTTTGAAGCTTTTAAGATTTTCAATGTATTGCTTGGAAGTGGTATGAGTTCAATACTATTCCATAACATCAGGGAAAAACATGGTATGGTATACAGTATTGGTTCTGAATACATTGCTTATGAAAATTTTGGAACTCTATTCATCTATGCTTCTACAACTCCGAATAATCTTCAAAAGCTAATGGACCTTTTGAAAATAGAGCTTAAAAGAATAGTGAACGCTGGAATCACCAATGAGGAATTCCGTTATGGCAAGGAAAGATTGAAAGGAAAACTCATGATGGCCACAGAAGGCACATTGCCTATCCTCAGCCGCCAGCTTGATAGCGTAATGACATTGGGAGTTGCCGAAAGCACCGATGACCACATAGCAAGAATTGATAAACAGGATTTTGTGAACACAAATGAAGTAATTCGCAATTATCTCACTTCACACTGGAACACATCTCTTTTAGTTCCAGAAACCTTTGAACTATCATTTGATGCGAATTTTAATATCTACTAATTCCTTTCGCACATGAATTCACAGATTGCCAAGGGAGTAGAAAGGAATTCGTAACTTGACAGAGGTGTGGAGTGATGGTAATATAGGAACTGCCGGCGCGAAAAGTGGCTGGCGTAGGGAAGAAGAGGGTCATTGAAAAATGGATAGCGGTCCCAGTCAATGAGTAAGAAAAATAAGAGCCATGGATGGAGGGTTTGATCCTGGCTCAGGGCGAACGCTGGCGGCGTGCTTGACACATGCAAGTCGAACGCCGAAGTCCCCTTCGGGGGGCGTTAGGAGTGGCGAACGGGTGAGTAACACGTGGGAACGTATCCTGTGATGGGGGATAACTACTCGAAAGGGTAGCTAATACCGCATAAGCCCGAGAGGGGAAAGGCGCAACAGCGTCGTCACGGGAGCGGCCCGCGGACCATCAGCTAGTTGGTGAGGTAAAGGCTCACCAAGGCGACGACGGATAGCCGGCGTGAGAGCGTGGCCGGCCACAAGGACACTGAGACACGGGTCCTACTCCTACGGGAGGCAGCAGTGCGGAATTTTGGTCAATGGGCGAAAGCCTGAACCAGCGACGCCGCGTGCGGGAAGAAGGCCTTCGGGTCGTAAACCGCTGTGGTAAGGGACGAATACTTCACAGAGTGGAAAGCTGTGGAGGGAGACGGTACCTTACTAGAAAGCCCCGGCTAACTACGTGCCAGCAGCCGCGGTAATACGTAGGGGGCTAGCGTTGCCCGGAATCACTGGGCGTAAAGGGAGCGTAGGCGGCCTGTTAAGTCGGCTGTGAAAAACCGGAGCTCAACTCCGGTCCTGCGGTCGAAACTGGCAGGCTTGAGGACGGTAGAGGGAGACGGAACAGCTGGTGTAGGGGTAAAATCCTTAGATATCAGCTGGAACGCCGGTGGTGAAGACGGTCTCCTGGGCCGGACCTGACGCTGAGGCTCGAAAGCTAGGGGAGCGAACGGGATTAGATACCCCGGTAGTCCTAGCCCTAAACGATGCTCACTAGGTGTGGGGTTCGTAGAGGACTCCGTGCTGAAGCCAACGCGATAAGTGAGCCGCCTGGGGAGTACGCCCGCAAGGGTGAAACTCAAAGGAATTGACGGGGGCCCGCACAAGCGGTGGAGCGTGTGGTTTAATTCGAAGCTAAGCGAAGGACCTTACCAGGGCTTGACATGCTGGTGGTAGTGAACCGAAAGGGGAACGACCACTCTTTGAGTGGAGCCAGCACAGGTGGTGCACGGCCGTCGTCAGCTCGTGCCGTGAGGTGTTGGGTTAAGTCCCGCAACGAGCGCAACCCCTGCTCTTAGTTGCCAGC
The genomic region above belongs to Kosmotoga arenicorallina S304 and contains:
- the uvrB gene encoding excinuclease ABC subunit UvrB; this encodes MQFRLNLPFEPSGDQPEAIEKLVKGLNNGFRFQTLLGVTGSGKTFTMASVVAKTQRPALVISPNKTLVAQLYREFKTFFPENKVELFISYYDYYQPEAYIPTKDLYIEKDAQINDLLARMRISALKSVLTRKDVIVVASVSAIYASGDPRDFQELNIKLEKGQRINRKELSLKLSSLQYNRSEDTSAGGVFHLKGETIEIFPPYEDFGIKLYLFDDEIERITYFDPLNRNTIEEIDKIVIYPAKEFVTTEEKISRSIKNIERELRLQIDLLEKSGKYLEAQRLKQRTLYDIEMLETLGYCSGIENYSRFFDGRNPGDPPFTLLDYFDKNEFIVFIDESHIAVPQLRAMYRGDFSRKKNLVEYGFRLPSAFDNRPLRFEEFLEKTGQVIFVSATPADYEISVSSQVADQVIRPTGLIDPEVVVKPTENQVDDFIEEMRKVKERNERALVTVLTKKAAEMLSSYLNEMGIKSEYLHSELDAVERVEVLRKLREGFVDVVVGVNLLREGLDLPEVSLVAIMDADREGFLRSETTLIQTIGRAARNINGRVLLYADRITNSMKRAIDETNRRRLKQLIYNKEHGITPESIIKPLYKNIFEEASSQNEKEEIAKNTYLEGIMALKENLEIDDYVALLEEEMLRAASELRYEDAAVLRDEIYNAKRKGETKK
- the smpB gene encoding SsrA-binding protein SmpB, producing MKIVSTNKKARFQYHLLETFEAGIQLLGTEVKSLRQGSASLSEAFCKFENGELYLINANISQYSHGSHWNHDPLRKRKLLLHKKELLRISQKVREKGLTIIPTKIYFNKRGIAKVEIALAKGKRLYDKREDIAKRDLERRLKRKLDI
- the rpsO gene encoding 30S ribosomal protein S15; its protein translation is MGVDREQIVKEFQIHEKDTGSVEIQIAILTARIKHIAEHLKTHPKDFHSRRGLLKMVGRRRKMLRYLKNNKPEIYKELIAKLGIRG
- a CDS encoding polyribonucleotide nucleotidyltransferase, whose amino-acid sequence is MNDFKTWEKELFGRKLIVEHGKMAKQAHGACFVKFGDSAILATVDGNEESNEGADFLPLTVEYQEKFYAAGKIPGGFIKREGRPSENAVLSARLIDRPIRPLFPDGMTNEVQVIVTVLSADPDTPPDTMGIFASSLALNISPIPFEGVVAGVRVGYIDGEYVIFPTVEQLEKSMLDIVVAGTKDAVTMVEGEAKEVSEEIMLGALNAAHTAIRELVKFQEEILSEFDIEKWEILVPQPIDGFVEAFSEMLDDKEIARIMLSTPGKKAKDRALKEYRNEKIEAFKEQYAEKWSDEEMELNEKFLKAHFDERLKHVMRRSVIENDTRMDGRKHNEIRPITCELDILPRTHGSALFTRGETQSLGTVTLGAPIDEQVVDTLFEEGSKTFMLHYNFPPFSTGEVKRLRGPGRREIGHGHLAERALKFVIPKEEEFPYTIRVVSEILESNGSSSMATVCSGSLALMAAGVPIKKHVAGVAMGMIQEEDKTVVLTDILGNEDHMGDMDFKVTGTRDGITAFQMDVKVAGVSEEIMLKALQQAREARRKILDLMYETIREPRKEVSRHAPVIKVFNIPYDKIGELIGPGGRVIKKLSSDYEAKIFIDDEKAQVKIIGDNPEKINRLIKIIDIMLKEIEKGQVFEGIISRVEPYGIFVELAPGKVGLLHSSKLGENLKEFLKTNGVGSPVKVEVTAIDNMGRIQLKRFGVEVKEDDRPRKPSRNPGRSNQNRRYRKD
- a CDS encoding M16 family metallopeptidase; amino-acid sequence: MQRILKTTDITLKKLNNGAMIVGEKKRETRTVSLAFAFKVGSINENEKNNGISHFIEHALFKGTNNRSSYDIKEPIERVGGTLNAYTGRISTVYFAQVPYTHAQNTIEILYDMVRNPSFSEHEISTEKKVILEEIAESYDDPVDLIYNKTLLKIWDKHYGKPVLGTTESVSTLNHISLSNYYNAHYTSNRLIFAVAGNYNNDFLEKAEALLQSFPQARELPAPIAGSMKTIKEPIVERKKDLKQVHLLLSIKAPSRKDKDFEAFKIFNVLLGSGMSSILFHNIREKHGMVYSIGSEYIAYENFGTLFIYASTTPNNLQKLMDLLKIELKRIVNAGITNEEFRYGKERLKGKLMMATEGTLPILSRQLDSVMTLGVAESTDDHIARIDKQDFVNTNEVIRNYLTSHWNTSLLVPETFELSFDANFNIY